One part of the Roseomonas gilardii genome encodes these proteins:
- a CDS encoding GntR family transcriptional regulator: protein MSDFPPSSDGRPDARPLYAQVESILNARIAAGEWQPGHALPSEPELAQELGVSHGTVRKALDALERRHLIERRQGKGTFVARQTSERARFHFFPIRDLQGRQVEPTSTALSLVTTPATEEERAAMHLPADALLHRVRRLRAKDGVPFMLDETSLPAAVFPDFTVPAGREPMDELYVVYQKRYGVTVVRSEELLSADGASPEVAAVLEMPVGAPVLIMERRTWDAGGRMVERRTSWLNTARHRYVSVME, encoded by the coding sequence GTGAGCGACTTTCCGCCCTCTTCCGATGGCCGCCCCGATGCGCGGCCCCTTTATGCGCAGGTGGAGTCGATCCTGAACGCCCGCATCGCCGCCGGTGAGTGGCAACCGGGCCATGCGCTCCCTTCCGAACCCGAACTGGCGCAGGAACTGGGCGTCTCGCACGGGACGGTCCGCAAGGCGCTGGATGCGCTGGAGCGCCGGCACCTGATCGAGCGGCGCCAGGGCAAGGGCACCTTCGTGGCCCGCCAGACCAGCGAGCGGGCGCGGTTCCATTTCTTTCCGATCCGCGATCTGCAGGGCCGGCAGGTGGAGCCGACCTCGACCGCCCTGTCCCTGGTCACAACGCCTGCGACGGAGGAGGAGCGTGCCGCCATGCACCTGCCCGCCGATGCGCTGCTGCACCGGGTCCGGCGTCTGCGCGCCAAGGACGGCGTTCCCTTCATGCTGGACGAGACCAGCCTGCCCGCCGCCGTCTTCCCGGACTTCACCGTGCCGGCGGGGCGTGAGCCGATGGACGAGCTCTATGTCGTCTATCAGAAGCGCTATGGCGTGACGGTGGTGCGGTCGGAGGAGCTGCTGAGCGCCGACGGGGCCTCGCCCGAGGTCGCAGCCGTGCTGGAGATGCCGGTTGGCGCACCCGTGCTGATCATGGAGCGCCGGACCTGGGATGCGGGCGGCCGTATGGTGGAGCGCCGGACCTCCTGGCTGAACACCGCCCGGCACCGCTATGTCTCGGTGATGGAATAG
- a CDS encoding two-component system sensor histidine kinase NtrB, whose amino-acid sequence MRWPEGSPGAADMPLLLAILIAFGLCYTALELAERLRASPDAPFQPQGQPQGQPQGHPVGPSADPSGEVGSGPAGDPWARRVWYATISGTLGLGLWSMMVVPTLLSLPDGLPDIRPLPATLSLALPLLAALPGVALALGHPAAPGAEGPGWREAWRPLGGALLLGAGLLAGCRLSSLALSTLPPDDAPRTLFPAWLIATAGLALLFHLARRPPREPPLRFLLAMPPACCLALVHPVMEAHLSHWLDFVMLRELGEAMPGLLAAMLVAGTLLLLGVVLTFCFLARRISEAAQREAGALRLSEKRLRILYRRSPLPLCVLDGNGAIEQVSDAWLELLGRMRREVLGQPLARFMGPDCARRFADGGWEGVLRQRELRGVAYDFLHRDGGVVHVLLSARVERDASGSTVRILAGLTDITARRQAEEALRQSQRMEALGQIAAGVAHDFNNFLMVVKGNLDIARRDPARAERALCRAGEGADRAAALARRLLAFSRREATVHEKVCLPGLLHGMEDLLHRSLAPGMRLETCLPPGLWPVKAEPAELESALLNLVINARDAIAERQPGRTLPRGLVRIRLMNRPAPNASGMDQAMAGDMVAIEVADNGQGMAPEVLAHATEPFFTTKPAGRGTGLGLAMARRFAEGCGGRLTIDSRPGEGTTVRILLPRCEEPALPPMLMPGAPSGTVDFQGRAEAPQEIPPGP is encoded by the coding sequence ATGCGGTGGCCGGAGGGGTCGCCCGGGGCCGCTGACATGCCGCTGCTGCTCGCCATCCTGATCGCCTTCGGCCTCTGCTACACCGCCCTGGAACTCGCGGAGCGGCTCCGCGCCTCGCCGGATGCCCCTTTTCAGCCCCAGGGCCAACCCCAGGGCCAACCCCAGGGCCATCCCGTCGGCCCGTCCGCCGATCCATCCGGCGAGGTCGGCAGCGGCCCGGCCGGCGATCCCTGGGCGCGGCGGGTCTGGTACGCCACCATCTCCGGCACGCTCGGCCTCGGCCTGTGGTCGATGATGGTGGTGCCGACCCTGCTGAGCCTACCGGATGGCCTGCCGGACATCCGCCCTCTCCCCGCCACCCTGTCGCTGGCCCTGCCGCTTCTCGCGGCGCTCCCCGGCGTCGCCCTGGCCCTGGGCCATCCCGCCGCGCCCGGGGCGGAAGGGCCCGGCTGGCGGGAAGCCTGGCGCCCCCTGGGCGGTGCGCTGCTGCTTGGCGCCGGCCTCCTCGCCGGCTGCCGGCTGAGCTCGCTCGCCCTGTCCACCCTGCCGCCGGATGACGCGCCCCGCACCCTGTTCCCGGCGTGGCTGATCGCCACGGCCGGCCTGGCCCTGCTGTTCCACCTGGCCCGGCGGCCGCCGCGGGAACCGCCACTGCGCTTCCTGCTGGCGATGCCGCCCGCCTGTTGCCTGGCGCTGGTGCATCCCGTCATGGAGGCGCACCTGTCGCACTGGCTGGACTTCGTCATGCTGCGGGAGCTGGGCGAGGCGATGCCGGGCCTGCTGGCCGCCATGCTGGTGGCGGGGACCCTGCTGCTGCTCGGCGTGGTGCTGACCTTCTGCTTCCTGGCACGGCGGATCAGCGAGGCGGCGCAGCGCGAGGCCGGGGCCCTGCGCCTGAGTGAGAAGCGGCTGCGGATCCTGTACCGGCGCAGCCCGCTGCCGCTCTGCGTGCTCGATGGCAACGGCGCCATCGAGCAGGTGAGCGATGCCTGGCTGGAGCTGCTCGGCCGGATGCGCCGGGAGGTGCTGGGCCAACCCCTCGCCCGCTTCATGGGCCCGGACTGCGCCCGGCGCTTCGCGGATGGCGGATGGGAGGGGGTCCTGCGGCAGCGGGAGCTGCGCGGCGTGGCCTATGACTTCCTCCACCGCGACGGCGGTGTGGTTCATGTCCTGCTTTCGGCGCGGGTCGAGCGGGATGCCAGCGGCAGCACCGTCCGCATCCTGGCCGGGCTGACCGACATCACCGCCCGGCGCCAGGCGGAGGAAGCCCTTCGGCAGTCCCAGCGCATGGAGGCGCTGGGCCAGATCGCCGCCGGGGTCGCGCACGACTTCAACAACTTCCTGATGGTGGTGAAGGGCAATCTCGACATCGCCCGGCGCGATCCCGCCCGGGCCGAGCGCGCCCTGTGCCGCGCCGGGGAAGGCGCCGACCGTGCCGCCGCCCTGGCGCGGCGTCTGCTCGCCTTCTCCCGGCGGGAGGCAACCGTGCATGAGAAGGTCTGCCTGCCGGGGCTGCTGCACGGCATGGAGGATCTGCTGCACCGTTCCCTGGCTCCTGGGATGCGGCTGGAGACCTGTCTGCCGCCCGGCCTTTGGCCGGTGAAGGCGGAGCCGGCGGAACTGGAGAGCGCCCTGCTGAACCTGGTGATCAACGCGCGCGACGCCATCGCGGAACGGCAGCCGGGACGAACGCTGCCGAGGGGGCTGGTACGCATCCGGCTGATGAACCGGCCCGCCCCGAACGCCTCGGGGATGGATCAGGCGATGGCGGGGGACATGGTGGCCATCGAGGTCGCGGATAACGGCCAGGGCATGGCGCCGGAGGTGCTGGCCCATGCCACGGAACCCTTCTTCACCACCAAGCCCGCCGGCCGCGGCACCGGGCTCGGGCTGGCGATGGCGCGGCGCTTCGCGGAAGGCTGCGGCGGCCGGCTCACGATCGACAGCCGGCCGGGCGAGGGCACCACGGTGCGGATCCTGCTGCCACGCTGCGAAGAGCCGGCCCTGCCGCCTATGCTGATGCCGGGGGCGCCCTCCGGCACGGTGGATTTCCAGGGGCGGGCGGAGGCTCCGCAGGAAATCCCGCCCGGGCCGTGA
- the cysE gene encoding serine O-acetyltransferase, with protein MRSNCVVLRPESPSRIAPGPDAPALDLWSRLCRDASGAAASDPILAQPMAVAVLRHSSFPQALGHRIARKLADAELDATALAGLACEAFFADPDIVAAASIDLLAVRDRDPACPDLLTPFLHFKGYLALQAQRVAHSLWLAGRQHLALYMQSRSAEVFAVDIHPAACMGKGILLDHGTGVVIGETAVVEDDVSLLQGVTLGGTGKHHGDRHPKVRRGVLIGAGAKILGNIEIGEGAKVGAGSVVLHAVAPYTTVAGAPAKPVGRNTTFPGLTMDQTLQPDYSI; from the coding sequence ATGCGATCCAACTGCGTTGTGCTGCGGCCCGAATCCCCGTCCCGTATCGCCCCCGGGCCGGATGCTCCGGCCCTGGACCTCTGGTCGCGCCTCTGCCGGGACGCGAGCGGCGCGGCGGCGAGCGACCCGATCCTGGCGCAGCCGATGGCCGTCGCGGTGCTGCGCCATTCCTCCTTCCCGCAGGCATTGGGCCACCGGATCGCGCGCAAGCTCGCCGATGCCGAGCTGGATGCGACCGCCCTGGCGGGCCTGGCCTGCGAGGCCTTCTTCGCCGATCCCGACATCGTCGCGGCGGCCTCCATCGACCTGCTGGCGGTGCGCGACCGCGATCCGGCCTGCCCGGACCTCCTGACGCCCTTCCTGCATTTCAAGGGCTATCTCGCCCTCCAGGCGCAGCGCGTGGCGCATTCGCTCTGGCTGGCCGGGCGGCAGCACCTCGCGCTCTATATGCAGAGCCGCAGCGCCGAGGTCTTCGCCGTGGACATCCACCCGGCGGCCTGCATGGGCAAGGGCATCCTCCTCGACCACGGGACGGGCGTGGTGATCGGGGAAACGGCGGTGGTGGAGGACGACGTGTCACTGCTCCAGGGCGTGACGCTGGGCGGCACCGGCAAGCATCATGGCGACCGCCACCCCAAGGTGCGGCGCGGCGTGCTGATCGGCGCCGGCGCCAAGATCCTGGGCAATATCGAGATCGGGGAGGGCGCCAAGGTCGGCGCCGGCTCCGTCGTGCTGCACGCGGTGGCGCCCTATACCACCGTGGCCGGGGCGCCGGCCAAGCCGGTGGGGCGGAACACCACCTTCCCGGGCCTGACCATGGACCAGACGCTGCAGCCCGACTACTCCATCTGA
- a CDS encoding PRC-barrel domain-containing protein: MRAFLLASAAAAFLAIPVPSPALAQGSPAMQRIDPSHLLANRLIDRDVYTTDRVEVGEVEDLVIDPSTGRIVTVVIEVERDLGLNTKYVAVPLDKLSLTAGERRVTLNMTRAELSSLPAIDYHD; encoded by the coding sequence ATGCGCGCCTTCCTGCTGGCCTCGGCCGCCGCGGCCTTCCTGGCCATCCCCGTCCCCTCGCCCGCCCTGGCGCAGGGCAGCCCCGCCATGCAGCGCATCGACCCGTCGCACCTGCTCGCGAACCGGCTGATCGACCGCGACGTCTATACCACCGACCGGGTCGAGGTCGGCGAGGTGGAGGATCTGGTGATCGACCCGTCCACGGGCCGCATCGTCACCGTGGTGATCGAGGTGGAGCGCGACCTCGGGCTGAACACGAAATACGTCGCCGTGCCGCTGGACAAGCTGAGCCTCACCGCCGGGGAACGGCGCGTGACGCTGAACATGACCAGGGCGGAACTCTCCAGCCTGCCGGCCATCGACTACCACGACTGA
- a CDS encoding chromate transporter, producing MPESPLLRLLLVFVPLSFLSVGGGQSVVADIHRQSVDVYGWMSDARFLDLYALSRLTPGPGSLLVTLVGWEVAGWAGALVASFAIFVPSSLLVYGLAMVWARNRGARWQIAVERGLAPVAAGMVLAASYTLLSAAEGGVLAWAVAGLSALVLVLTRVSPLWLLAAGALVFLVLRH from the coding sequence ATGCCGGAAAGCCCGCTCCTCCGCCTGCTGCTGGTCTTCGTGCCGCTCTCCTTCCTGTCGGTCGGCGGCGGCCAGAGCGTGGTGGCGGACATCCACCGCCAGTCCGTCGATGTCTATGGCTGGATGAGCGATGCCCGCTTCCTGGACCTCTACGCCCTGTCCCGCCTGACGCCCGGCCCCGGCTCCCTGCTGGTCACGCTGGTGGGATGGGAGGTCGCGGGCTGGGCCGGGGCGCTGGTCGCCTCCTTCGCGATCTTCGTGCCCTCTTCGCTGCTGGTCTATGGACTGGCGATGGTCTGGGCCCGGAACCGGGGCGCGCGCTGGCAGATCGCGGTGGAGCGCGGCTTGGCGCCGGTGGCCGCCGGCATGGTCCTGGCCGCCTCCTACACCCTGCTTTCCGCCGCCGAGGGGGGCGTGCTGGCCTGGGCGGTGGCGGGGCTGTCGGCACTGGTGCTGGTGCTGACGCGGGTGAGCCCGCTCTGGCTGCTGGCGGCGGGCGCGCTGGTCTTCCTGGTCCTGCGGCACTGA
- a CDS encoding chromate transporter: MVGFAEVTPAGGGQLPQPPGNAPSHPVPPGLRDIFLAFTKIGLTSFGGGLSGWMMREFVQNRRWLSESEFLSGLALSQAFPGINTVNLSIWIGYRLRGGWGALAGAGGMVVPAMLVAIAAAALFRHLSQNPAIHAMMPGVAAAAIGLSLQTGLRAGRNAARSPVPALILGASFAGIALLRLPLLYVVVVLAPISIAWAAHSLRHGR, translated from the coding sequence ATGGTGGGTTTCGCGGAGGTCACGCCGGCCGGGGGCGGGCAGCTTCCCCAGCCCCCGGGAAACGCGCCATCCCATCCCGTGCCGCCCGGCCTCCGCGACATCTTCCTGGCCTTCACCAAGATCGGCCTCACCAGCTTCGGCGGCGGCCTCAGCGGCTGGATGATGCGGGAATTCGTGCAGAACCGCCGCTGGCTGAGCGAGAGCGAATTCCTCAGCGGGCTGGCGCTGTCGCAGGCCTTCCCGGGCATCAACACGGTCAACCTCTCGATCTGGATCGGCTACCGCCTCCGGGGCGGCTGGGGTGCCCTGGCCGGGGCGGGCGGCATGGTGGTGCCGGCGATGCTGGTGGCCATCGCGGCCGCGGCGCTGTTCCGGCACCTGTCGCAGAACCCGGCCATCCACGCGATGATGCCCGGCGTGGCCGCGGCGGCGATCGGCCTCTCGCTCCAGACCGGGCTGCGCGCCGGGCGGAACGCCGCCCGCTCCCCGGTCCCGGCCCTGATCCTGGGCGCGAGCTTCGCCGGGATCGCGCTGCTGCGCCTGCCGCTGCTCTACGTGGTGGTGGTCCTGGCCCCCATCAGCATCGCCTGGGCCGCCCACAGCCTGCGGCACGGACGCTGA